The Telopea speciosissima isolate NSW1024214 ecotype Mountain lineage chromosome 11, Tspe_v1, whole genome shotgun sequence genome includes the window ATATCGATTCGCATCcatactgatacttagaaccataattaacttaccttttacctcctaaagcaaagtgagagagagagagataaaaaatTATACTGAGCCATGATTTATGTACCAGCAGGCCAAAGCCATTAACATACCTTTTTTTTCCAGAAGggcttttggttaggagctgatTTGCCAAAGCTAAATATTGTCAAAACGCCATGAATGGCTCTTGATGCAATGCCAAGATAGAGTTTAGTCTGCTAACCAACAACCTAACAACCACTGTCCTCTTTTACCATCTTCAATCCCTTCTGTCTTCACATCCTACGCTGACATATAATATTTCAATCCAGCCCTTAAATGCCAAAAGCTAAATTTATAACTATAAACAAACCTGAAAGTTATCATTGAATTAGGCTGACTTGATCataaagaagcaaaatctaggtctctctctctcttggacaTTACAACCACTGGGAAGCTCTGTTATACCTGGGGCAGTGATACTGTGAATGCCAATGTAAAGAACAGATGTGAAATCTTCTTAATCCAACAGTTCATATATgtttgatcaaatgattttgagCTTCTGATGGTCAACTCCTTGATGGGTCATCCAAATTGACACACCTGATGATCCATATTGTTAATTAGATGTTTGAAAGAGACCCAATACCTAGAAAAGATCTGGCAGGCGTTGCTGCTACTTAGTGAGAAGATAGATATTCTCACATATCTGAAAGGAAGACGAATGTGGGACCCTTTTTCCAGGTACCTCTTATTAGAAAACCTTAAAATTAGGGGTGGGTGACCCAGGAGGACTAAAATCTGAATCATTTATTGTAGAAAATCCTGGTTTCCATGTCTCATCATTTGGTTGGCTGTGTCCTTAAGTGATCTCTACCACATTGCCTAACTCTCTTCCATGCCTCACCATGTGCTTCCCTTAAAAAATAGTACACAACCCACACTGAATGGGACCTCTCTCTGTCTCGGTCTCTGTCTCACACAGCTTCTACACACTTATATCAATCTCAATTCAGAGTTTCAGACCAAAACCCATTtcactactctctctctctctctttctcttcctcgaTCTCCAACTGAAAAATGGGGAATACCACATCTTGTGCTCCAACTATTATCTCAGGTGGAACAGTAAAGGTTTTGTTAAGTGATGGAAGACTAGAGGTGTACACAAGACCAATTAAAGCAGCTGAGCTGATGCTAGAAAACCCAAGGCAATTTGTATGTAACTCTAGTGATCTCAAGGTGGGTCACCGGATTCTAGGCCTCGGAGCAGACGAAGAACTCGAACGGCGCCGGCTATACTTCATTCTACCAATGGATTTACTCTACTCAGTGCTAACTAATGAAGAGATGTTATCTCTCTCATACAAGGCATCAAGAGCAATGAAGCATGGAAACTCCAACAACATTGTAAGAATATTTCCTGTGTTAGGTGATTTTTGTATTTTCCCTTCAGAAGTGAAGACATTAGAAGAAGAGTCACCAGAGAGAAAGCCACAACCCACAGAAAGATTCTCTAGACAGAGATCATGGAAACCTGCTTTGGATACTATACTTGAAACCCCATCTTGGGTTTGACTAACCATGAAGGTTAAGGTAATGTACTAAGCTTAATTAGctctttagagagagagagctaatgatgtcttaattaattacttcttccctctctGTGTAATTTTTTTGAGAATTTCGGTGTAGTTTTGTGACTACCCAGATTCAGGTTGACCCCCTTGCCCCTTGCCCTCGGTTGTCTAATAatgaattcttcttcttccctacgTTAGGGTCTCTTTTGTCTTTTCCACTCTTAATGTCGCCACGTAGCTATTAGCATTTACAAACAGTTTTGACTTTTCATATGGGTTTACgtggaaaatgaaaataaataggGACTTGTATGTATGGGCTAGCAGTGTTTTGAGCTTCTGATAACAAAAAAAAGCCCATTTGAAACCTTGAAACTCCAAATAGGGACTGGTATGGGCTAGCAGTGCTTTGGGCTTCTGATAACAAAAAAGCCCATTTGAAACCGAAAAACATAATAATAGGGACTGGTATGAGCTACCAGTGCTTTGGGTCAGTGAAATATAATAAAACCCAATCATGTTTTATCCGGTTGGACTGGTTGACCCATCGGGCAACCTCCAATACAGGTCAATCAGCCGGATATTTCACCTAACCACACGTGGTAAATTGATCGAGGCTCAGTTTTCATAGCATTGCCTAATTAATATGTTGAAAGCCAAGAAGCTTCACCGGTCAACATCGTTCTCCGAGttcggatcctctacttcccgGTACAGTCGTgcgccccccctcccccacagTGAGGTGGAAAAGATCGCCTTATCCTCGCTCAGACAGAGATAAAGAGGTCTTTTTGACTGTCCTGCTGTGTCTGGGACACACACGGCAGTACGAGCAGGGCAGAAGTAAAGGATCCCGATTATCTCAGCTTACAGGTATATGGGTTTGTCTCTTTGGCTTTCATTACCCCACACAGAGATGGCCCATTTTGTAAGAGGAAGTGAGCTAGCCTGTGAAT containing:
- the LOC122646597 gene encoding uncharacterized protein LOC122646597, whose translation is MGNTTSCAPTIISGGTVKVLLSDGRLEVYTRPIKAAELMLENPRQFVCNSSDLKVGHRILGLGADEELERRRLYFILPMDLLYSVLTNEEMLSLSYKASRAMKHGNSNNIVRIFPVLGDFCIFPSEVKTLEEESPERKPQPTERFSRQRSWKPALDTILETPSWV